In the Colletotrichum higginsianum IMI 349063 chromosome 7 map unlocalized unitig_7, whole genome shotgun sequence genome, one interval contains:
- a CDS encoding GRIP domain-containing protein → MMGFQQRLKGAIDRTIAEEQARQEQARQRIEPGGATPRRSDSTSSRSNQSPARRPRPKKAGAAADAAKDDAAGSPSNPDPAVFEAAFALDDSEEPSRVGTPKPAADAMDKDDDKTKEKADEGQNQNGDGDKEKEKEVDGAAAVPAPAAPELSPEVRAKLRKLDKLEKTYPELLRSYRIAHGRATSIEPFERVLKEHTSVGSIREPEALIEYLNSLKQKEQMIMDEYKRVSIEKDDYKKKFEAAEKDVEKFKKDVDELKAAAAAQSSVPAAADKTEEPKEQVDAATNTKDDGSVKSPDPSAVKSPLQQALGIFSPKQKTQEPDEEKPEGEKSEESGGDFFSYDEEAPKLEAEMAAKEEEIQKLKTEVNSLKADLASAQESSADLTENLEKATKEAGELRDVAAVKTSLETQLEARNNEIKSLTERLETSQKQLKEVEAKLKGELESARKDARDVQAKLNESNALVDKEKARAFEAFTAKSDIEKKVETLNDQIANIKKARAQQEKNVEDLTKQLEEQKQAKEAPPATPTTPAPTETPAAGTGKNAKKNNNKKKKKAGAAAAAAAAATPATTAGAATPPAADEAKESDTEALEAEITRLKEEVSTKDSQIDRLTKQRKTEEDLREEIETLRDEVTEIGQEHVVAKEKIKNLEAEKKALETRIEELEKELGSSAKDAKASEKLQSELDSLQSEYEDLKSKSSTLQSDLGAAQQLAQSRFKDLTELREVLQKAQPEMKSLRQDSAALKTTREELAAKNTELRNLEKKEKDLKADVARVQRLATDRETEIKSLREKLTNETNNRLRLEDSQRVSARDLRRSEAEKVEISAKEEKTARELQKVQEEASKLRPWVKELEEQVEKLEKEKKLLQQEAELKTQQYTNAQGLLGSMRDQTGELTIQLKEARSQSESLEEELAEIQKHLSERSREAERMRGLLADVDERADSKVREMRARMEAAIEERDRIEDESSTLARRKTRETEELRQKMRDLERDIKTLTAEKEELEGKEREWRKRREELEAVEEKAEAEVESMRSAVSDLRSTLDASEQQVREAEKQKSDLRRLLEESKQRFDKVSKELKTMQGKLGASVTSGRSSVDSTRSGLNGAGSPGPGGGGAADTMYLKTILLQFLEQKDNRLREQLVPVLGRILRFDKTDEQKWKSAIQHITVR, encoded by the exons ATGATGGGTTTTCAACAGAGGCTCAAGGGCGCCATTGATCGGACCATCGCCGAGGAACAGGCTCGACAGGAGCAGGCACGACAGAGGATCGAACCTGGAGGCGCCACCCCGCGCCGCTCCGATTCCACCTCCTCGCGGAGCAACCAGTCACCCGCGAGACGGCCCCGGCCCAAGAAGGCGGGCGCCGCAGCCGACGCAGCCaaggacgacgccgccggtaGCCCCTCGAACCCCGACCCGGCCGTCTTCGAAGCAgccttcgccctcgacgacagcGAGGAACCCAGCCGCGTTGGGACCCCgaagcccgccgccgacgccatggataaggacgacgacaagacgaaggagaaggccgacgagggccaGAATCAGAACGGAGATggcgacaaggagaaggagaaggaggttgacggcgccgctgcTGTACCCGCTCCTGCTGCCCCCGAGCTGTCTCCGGAGGTTCGCGCCAAGCTTCGAAAGCTGGACAAGCTGGAGAAGACGTATCCTG AGCTCCTTCGATCCTATCGAATTGCCCACGGTCGCGCTACATCCATCGAGCCCTTCGAGCGCGTGCTTAAGGAGCACACCAGCGTCGGCTCCATCCGCGAGCCCGAGGCGCTGATTGAGTACCTCAACTCCTTGAAGCAAAAGGAGCAGATGATTATGGACGAGTACAAGCGCGTCTCGATCGAGAAGGACGACTACAAGAAGAAGTTTGAagcggccgagaaggacgtGGAAAAGTTCAAGAAAgatgtcgacgagctcaaggcggcggcagcggcacaGTCTTCGGttccggccgccgccgacaagacGGAAGAGCCCAAAGAgcaggtcgacgccgccacgaACACCAAGGACGACGGCTCCGTCAAGTCCCCCGACCCATCCGCCGTCAAATCGCCCCTGCAGCAGGCGCTAGGCATTTTCTCACCCAAGCAGAAGACGCAGGAGCCtgacgaggagaagcccgAGGGGGAGAAGTCCGAAGAGTCTGGAGGCGACTTCTTCTCCTACGATGAGGAGGCCCCCAAGCTTGAGGCCGAAATGGCTGCCAAGGAAGAAGAGATTCAGAAACTCAAGACCGAAGTCAACTCCCTGAAAGCCGATCTTGCCTCCGCCCAGGAGTCCAGCGCCGACCTCACAGAGAACCTTGAAAAGGCGACAAAGGAGGCTGGCGAACTGCGTGACGTGGCTGCTGTGAAGACTTCGCTCGAGACACAACTTGAAGCACGCAACAATGAGATCAAATCACTCACGGAGCGCCTGGAGACGTCTCAGAAGCAGCTCAAAGAAGTAGAGGCTAAGCTAAAGGGTGAACTTGAGTCCGCTAGGAAGGACGCCAGGGACGTGCAAGCCAAGCTCAATGAATCCAATGCTCTGGTAGACAAGGAAAAGGCACGCGCTTTTGAGGCTTTCACTGCAAAGTCTGACATTGAGAAGAAGGTGGAGACGCTGAACGACCAAATTGCGAACATTAAGAAGGCGAGGGCTCAGCAGGAGAAGAACGTCGAGGATCTCACCAAGCAATTggaggagcagaagcaggcCAAGGAAGCCCCTCCAGCCACTCCTACGACCCCAGCACCCACAGAAACTCCTGCAGCTGGCACAGGCAAGAATgccaagaagaacaacaacaagaagaagaagaaggctggtgctgcagctgctgcagcagctgctgctACACCGGCAACaaccgccggcgccgctaCGCCTCccgcggccgacgaggcAAAGGAGTCTGATACGGAAGCGCTGGAGGCGGAGATCACCCGCCTGAAGGAGGAGGTCTCGACGAAGGACTCCCAGATCGACCGGCTTACGAAGCAGCgcaagacggaggaggaTCTCCGCGAGGAGATCGAGACGCTGCGCGACGAAGTCACCGAGATTGGCCAGGAACATGTGgtggccaaggagaagatcaagaacctcgaagccgagaagaaggcgctGGAGACGCgcatcgaggagctcgagaaggagctggGATCCTCAGCCAAGGACGCAAAAGCGAGCGAGAAGCTGCAGAGCGAGCTGGACAGCCTGCAGAGTGAGTATGAAGACCTCAAGAGCAAGTCGTCAACGCTGCAATCGGAcctcggcgcggcgcagCAGCTGGCGCAGAGCAGATTCAAGGACCTCACGGAACTGCGCGAGGTGCTTCAAAAGGCGCAGCCCGAGATGAAGAGCCTGCGGCAGGACTCGGCGGCGCTCAAGACGACCCGGGAGGAGCTCGCGGCCAAGAACACGGAACTGCGCAAcctggagaagaaggagaaggatcTCAAGGCGGACGTGGCGCGTGTCCAGCGGCTGGCGACGGACCGCGAGACGGAAATCAAGTCGCTCCGTGAGAAGCTGACCAACGAGACGAACAACCGGCTCCGCCTCGAAGATTCGCAACGGGTGTCAGCTCGCGACCTGCGTCGATCCGAGGCCGAAAAGGTCGAGATCAgcgccaaggaggagaagacggcgcgcGAACTACAAAAAGtgcaggaggaggccagcAAGCTGCGCCCTTGggtcaaggagctcgaggagcaggtcgagaagctcgaaaaggagaagaaatTGCTGCAGCAGGAGGCGGAGCTCAAGACGCAGCAGTACACCAACGCGCAGGGCCTGCTCGGCAGTATGCGTGACCAGACGGGGGAACTCACGATACAGCTGAAGGAGGCGCGGTCTCAGTCGGAGtcgctcgaggaggagctcgccgagatccAAAAGCACCTGTCGGAGCGGTCACGCGAGGCGGAGCGGATGCGTGGTCTGCTGGCGGACGTGGACGAGCGGGCCGACAGCAAGGTGCGCGAGATGCGGGCGCGCATGGAGGCGGCGATCGAGGAGCGCGACCGGATCGAGGACGAGTCGAGCACGCTCGCGCGGCGCAAGACGCGGGAGACGGAGGAGCTGCGGCAGAAGATGCGCGACCTGGAGCGCGACATCAAGACGCTAacggcggagaaggaggagttggagggcaaggagcGCGAGTGGCGCAAGCGgcgcgaggagctcgaggcagtggaggagaaggccgaggcggaggtgGAGTCGATGCGGTCGGCAGTGTCAGACCTACGGTCGACTCTTGATGCGTCGGAGCAGCAGGTGCGAGAGGCGGAGAAGCAGAAGTCAGAcctgcggcggctgctggaGGAGTCGAAGCAGCGGTTCGACAAGGTCAGcaaggagctcaagacgATGCAGGGCAAGCTCGGGGCCAGCGTCACATCGGGCCGCAGCTCGGTGGACTCGACACGGTCGGGACTCAACGGAGCGGGATCGCCGGGGcccgggggcggcggcgcggcggacaCGATGTACCTCAAGACGATCCTGCTGCAGTTCCTGGAGCAGAAGGACAACCGGCTGCGGGAGCAGCTCGTGCCTGTGCTGGGCAGGATCCTGCGATTTGACAA GACTGATGAGCAGAAGTGGAAGAGCGCCATCCAGCACATTACTGTCCGGTGA
- a CDS encoding Helix-loop-helix DNA-binding domain-containing protein: MAQQQSFDYYQVPPMAQSMSPPELSPLSFYDTQADFSADSAPSRGSPVSPVFPAASFQLPSGNDWPAYFEKPALSPDLDVFYGEAFGSPMSFLSSQNIALSPTANPVDLMSDAVAFGREGINDTQPLFQSLDVSARPQPPTQQQSQQQQTKPPHPAMTTSAPVSRPQPQQQSPVRTSPRNDLKRKSSASSASSRSASPEPPARRTKHSEPSKNPHNMIEKRYRVNINEKIVALRDAVPSLRCVVQQTENPQAAAAAAESDEPFDVVEELGGLMPARKLNKATILSKATEYITHLEKKNDHLRKENQDLQKRLAEAQRWQRAQADSGPFWS; this comes from the exons ATGGCTCAACAGCAATCTTTTGATTACTATCAAGTACCTCCGATGGCTCAGTCAATG AGTCCGCCCGAGCTCTCCCCGCTCTCTTTCTACGACACACAGGCCGACTTCAGCGCCGACTCGGCGCCATCTCGCGGCTCCCCCGTGTCCCCCGTCTTcccggccgcctccttccAACTTCCCTCGGGCAACGACTGGCCTGCCTACTTTGAGAAGCCCGCCCTGTCCCCGGACCTCGATGTGTTCTACGGCGAGGCCTTTGGCAGCCCCATGTCCTTCCTGTCGTCCCAGAACATCGCCCTCAGTCCCACAGCCAACCCGGTCGATCTCATgtccgacgccgtcgcctttGGTCGTGAGGGCATCAACGACACCCAGCCGCTCTTCCAGTCCCTTGATGTGTCCGCCCGCCCGCAACCACCGACCCAACAACAATctcaacagcagcagacaAAACCCCCGCATCCCGCGATGACAACATCCGCCCCCGTCTCCCGCCCTCAACCCCAGCAACAATCCCCTGTAAGAACATCACCTCGCAATGACCTCAAGCGCAagtcctcggcttcctcggcttcctcccGCTCCGCCTCCCCCGAGCCCCCCGCCCGCCGCACAAAACACTCGGAGCCCTCCAAGAACCCGCACAACATGATCGAGAAGCGCTACCGCGTCAACATCAACGAGAAGATTGTCGCcctccgcgacgccgtcccCTCGCTGCGCTGCGTCGTTCAGCAGACGGAGAACCCGcaagccgcagccgccgcagccgagAGTGACGAGCCCtttgacgtcgtcgaggagctcggcggcctcaTGCCCGCCCGCAAGCTCAACAAGGCCACCATCCTCAGCAAGGCCACCGAGTACATCACACAtctcgagaagaagaacgacCATCTGCGGAAGGAGAACCAGGACCTCCAGAAGAggctcgccgaggcccagcgcTGGCAGAGAGCCCAGGCTGACTCCGGGCCCTTTTGGTCTTGA